One Triticum dicoccoides isolate Atlit2015 ecotype Zavitan chromosome 5B, WEW_v2.0, whole genome shotgun sequence genomic window carries:
- the LOC119310377 gene encoding basic leucine zipper 43-like produces MLHHYHHGEVASLHCLSPPNPPFHTHYHHPGMIAAGMTPPPPFHFSPAAYEYEDEPMLQEALAAIGNNSPPGSGGAGDDIHGQVLASAAEEERRRRRMVSNRESARRSRMRKQRQLSELWARVAHLRGANRRLLDELNRAMRSCGDVRRDNDRLSAEKAELEARLEQLMQQAQQSNNASSEPCEKNTTVAAAE; encoded by the coding sequence ATGCTGCACCATTACCACCATGGCGAAGTGGCCAGCCTGCACTGCCTCTCGCCCCCGAACCCGCCGTTCCACACCCACTACCACCACCCCGGCATGATCGCCGCCGGCATGACGCCCCCTCCGCCCTTCCACTTCTCACCGGCCGCCTACGAGTATGAGGACGAGCCTATGCTGCAGGAAGCGCTGGCTGCCATCGGCAATAACAGCCCGCCCGGCTCCGGCGGGGCTGGTGATGACATCCATGGCCAGGTGCTGgcttcggcggcggaggaggagcggaggcggcggaggaTGGTGTCCAACCGCGAGTCGGCGAGGCGGTCGCGCATGCGCAAGCAGCGGCAGCTCAGCGAGCTGTGGGCGCGGGTGGCGCACCTCCGCGGCGCCAACCGCCGCCTCCTCGACGAGCTCAACCGCGCAATGAGGAGCTGCGGCGACGTCCGCCGCGACAACGACCGGCTCAGCGCCGagaaggccgagctggaggccaggCTCGAGCAGCTCATGCAGCAAGCACAACAGAGCAACAACGCCTCCTCAGAGCCATGCGAGAAAAACACCACTGTCGCCGCTGCTGAATAA